The Maniola jurtina chromosome 1, ilManJurt1.1, whole genome shotgun sequence genome has a window encoding:
- the LOC123880882 gene encoding zinc finger CCCH domain-containing protein 13-like, which yields MSKQGKRKITVELPKTKDLSNRPSVFERLGTKKSSSAKKATTEHCRQWAQHGSCAYGKSCKFASTHTLISPSKQRAANKDSEKRVLKDDPKSRLHSTVVVRSGRSPDGEIDNWDQNDLEYADTDVLEKRRQQLQRELELQLKMDSNKDMRKDKKKTVSSSSSSRSSSSSSVSSSSSEGSTSSSSSGRDAKRRAKKGKLKRNSSSSSECDVPSKKKLIKTDSMKRDKSESKKVNVKKDDSRLIKKHEANKKKNLSKAIGKKSLSPGKKSGGTPPITSKSVTSKTTSKHVKSPQRKERNRSVSPHTTKDKDRDRIKDKEREKEREKERDKDRSRRSRSPKKCRSRSPRQHGSHPKDPRKKDSSERSRPVSPKKQVRRDGSTERHRKRSASRERDRGRDHKDRSLERKKDKHDDKDRHERKDRGRDRNKDSKRDDSKRRGRDRGLGGGRGDKGLAKPNKPMQRLLPRPEERLAALAAISNRALETDKNSTTSKDRQDTHSERGGRKQDRIERDRSNKRERMDSIEREQGEFDSAMDRQYDHGHDHYDRIDDRYDGVAREGERSPGYLQGRDRHYDPGYDMAGPPRGYPEDDDRMYGESMGDPRGMEMGYDDRRPHRDRSWEGRSSMDRERGYMHPHKEWDNEDYRGPGDWGRERHWPLHDPQMNEWGDKEQDVDGWHHRGHPGHRGRMHDDYNRGGRMEHGRNEGNKRRAPRTETEPAKEPAPATQTAPPTQPEEHDSEEKPPIPDDLSEISDDPDDILDREDMMDQNIDENSQTDQPTEESIAKLDGSEKESTQDTSGACEEKESQEGKDEEDVTNLDFEEISDGELEEERTRAGLGDALGVDWASLVADVHRREQTAPAGGARDRWRPERVLSRIGLSIEMAGKDTVQSILQQNAKSLQTEKKSGNGDKPGLVNGKHDDDKQKSDIPTDVNDLHPVAAIQVATEKRRRQRAVLFGSGCEITRGLSARRDLALRRYLCHLPVAERTGQSRVAPQPSLFHAARALLMQAPVSG from the exons ATGTCAAAACaaggaaaaagaaaaattactgTCGAGTTACCGAAAACAAAAGACCTCTCGAATAGACCAAGTGTGTTTGAACGTCTCGGTACCAAGAAGTCGTCGAGTGCGAAGAAAGCGACTACGGAACATTGCAGGCAGTGGGCTCAACACGGCAGCTGCGCTTACGGCAAGAGTTGCAAATTCGCGTCCACTCACACCTTGATAAGTCCTTCCAAACAGCGGGCGGCTAACAAGGATAGTGAGAAACGTGTGTTGAAGGATGACCCTAAAAGCAGACTGCATTCTACTGTAGTTGTCAGGTCTGGCAGAAGCCCGGACGGCGAGATCGACAACTGGGACCAAAATGACTTAGAATATGCGGACACAGACGTGCTGGAGAAAAGACGACAGCAGTTGCAACGTGAATTAGAATTGCAACTGAAAATGGACTCTAATAAAGACATGCGGAAAGACAAAAAGAAAACTGTGTCAAGCTCCTCTTCTTCAAGAAGTTCCAGCTCGTCCAGTGTGTCGTCGTCTTCTTCAGAAGGCAGCACTTCTTCATCCTCATCTGGCAG GGATGCTAAAAGGAGAGCCAAAAAAGGAAAATTGAAAAGGAACTCTAGTTCATCATCGGAATGTGATGTACCttccaaaaaaaagttaataaaaactgaTTCAATGAAAAGAGATAAAAGTGAATCAAAAAAAGTTAATGTTAAAAAAGATGATAGTAGGTTGATAAAAAAGCATGAAgctaataaaaagaaaaatctttcaAAAGCAATTGGTAAGAAATCTTTGTCACCTGGTAAAAAATCAGGTGGCACACCACCAATAACTTCGAAAAGCGTAACATCAAAAACTACTTCAAAACATGTTAAGTCTCcacaaagaaaagaaagaaatagaAGTGTTTCACCTCATACCACTAAAGATAAAGACAGGGATCGAATAAAGGATAAAGAACGAGAGAAAGAAAGAGAAAAGGAGCGTGATAAAGATCGTTCTCGCCGCAGTCGATCACCTAAGAAATGTCGTTCGAGATCCCCTCGTCAGCATGGATCTCATCCAAAAGACCCTAGAAAGAAAGATAGTTCAGAAAGAAGCAGGCCAGTGTCGCCTAAGAAACAAGTGAGAAGAGATGGGAGTACTGAGAGACACAGAAAACGATCTGCTAGCAGAGAAAGAGACAGAGGACGTGATCACAAGGACAGAtctttagaaagaaaaaaagataaACATGATGATAAAGATAGACACGAAAGAAAAGATAGAGGACGTGATAGAAACAAAGATAGCAAAAGAGATGATTCAAAACGACGCGGCCGCGATCGTGGTTTGGGTGGTGGAAGAGGTGACAAGGGTTTAGCAAAACCAAACAAACCAATGCAAAGATTGCTTCCGAGGCCGGAAGAACGATTAGCTGCCTTAGCAGCTATATCTAACAGGGCTTTAGAAACTGACAAAAATTCGACTACTTCTAAAGATCGTCAGGATACGCATTCGGAAAGAGGCGGTCGTAAACAAGATCGAATTGAAAGAGACAGATCCAACAAAAGAGAGAGGATGGACAGTATAGAAAGGGAACAAGGAGAATTCGATTCAGCAATGGATCGTCAATACGATCATGGTCATGACCACTACGACAGAATAGACGATCGTTACGACGGTGTTGCACGAGAAGGTGAACGATCGCCTGGTTACTTACAAGGCAGGGATAGGCACTATGACCCTGGTTACGATATGGCAGGACCACCGCGAGGTTACCCTGAAGATGATGATCGAATGTATGGGGAGTCTATGGGCGACCCCAGAGGAATGGAAATGG GTTACGACGACCGACGACCGCATCGTGATCGTTCTTGGGAAGGGCGATCTTCTATGGATCGTGAGCGCGGTTATATGCATCCCCATAAAGAATGGGACAATGAAGACTATCGTGGCCCTGGTGACTGGGGTCGGGAGCGACATTGGCCTTTACACGATCCTCAG aTGAACGAATGGGGTGACAAAGAGCAGGATGTGGACGGTTGGCACCACCGTGGTCACCCTGGTCATCGTGGTCGTATGCATG ATGACTACAATCGCGGAGGAAGAATGGAGCACGGACGAAACGAAGGCAACAAGAGGCGCGCGCCTCGGACTGAAACGGAACCTGCGAAGGAGCCTGCACCTGCTACGCAGACAGCTCCGCCCACACAGCCAGAGGAACACGATTCGGAGGAAAAACCTCCTATTCCCGATGACTTGAGTGAAATCAGCGACGATCCTGATGACATTTTGGATAGAGAAGAT ATGATGGATCAAAATATCGATGAAAACAGTCAAACTGATCAGCCAACTGAAGAAAGTATAGCAAAGCTAGATGGTTCAGAAAAAGAATCTACTCAG gaTACAAGTGGTGCTTGTGAAGAAAAAGAATCTCAAGAGGGTAAGGATGAAGAAGACGTCACTAATTTAGACTTCGAAGAAATATCTGACGGTGAATTGGAGGAAGAACGTACTAGAG CTGGTCTGGGCGACGCTCTGGGCGTGGACTGGGCGAGCCTCGTCGCCGACGTGCACCGCCGCGAGCAGACCGCGCccgcgggcggcgcgcgcgaCCGTTGGAGGCCCGAACGGGTCCTCTCCCGAATCGGACTCTCCATAGAGATGGCGGGCAAGGACACCGTGCAGAGCATACTGCAGCAAAACGCCAAATCACTCCAAACGGAGAAAAAGTCAGGCAACGGAGATAAGCCCGGTCTGGTTAACGGGAAACATGACGATGACAAGCAGAAGTCAGATATTCCAACAGACGTCAATGATTTGCATCCAGTGGCTGCTATTCAG